Proteins co-encoded in one Strix uralensis isolate ZFMK-TIS-50842 chromosome 2, bStrUra1, whole genome shotgun sequence genomic window:
- the MRPS6 gene encoding small ribosomal subunit protein bS6m isoform X2 has protein sequence MAKQHPETAAVLKRTVEALMERGAVVRNLENLGERSLPYKISKHNERHRRGGYFLIDLEGPPSIVSTMMDHLGRDIDVIRRGFIKHPVSKTEECSGIIPVNYQDKLIVKKK, from the exons cctGAGACTGCAGCTGTCCTGAAGCGCACTGTTGAGGCTCTTATGGAGAGAGGAGCCGTTGTGAGGAACCTAGAAAACCTGGGAGAAAGGTCTCTACCTTACAAAATCTCCAAGCACAATGAACGCCACAGAAGAGGAGG GTATTTTTTGATAGACTTAGAGGGCCCACCTTCGATTGTATCGACCATGATGGATCATTTAGGACGTGATATTGATGTAATTAGACGTGGTTTTATAAAACATCCTGTATCAAAGACAGAAGAATGCAGTGGCATAATCCCAGTCAACTATCAAGATAAACTAATTGTGAAGAAGAAGTGA